A stretch of Pseudomonas sp. CCC3.1 DNA encodes these proteins:
- the cycA gene encoding D-serine/D-alanine/glycine transporter, whose protein sequence is MKQSTLDHRPDGEEPELKRSLSNRHIQLIAIGGAIGTGLFMGSGKTISLAGPSIIFVYMIIGFMLFFVMRAMGELLLSNLKYKSFIDFSADLLGPMAGYFTGWTYWFCWIVTGIADVIAISGYTQFWFPDIPLWLPALGCVAVLLSLNLITVKMFGELEFWFAMIKIVAICALVCTGLYMVITAYQSPAGNTAALSNLWTDGGMFPHGVMGFFAGFQIAVFAFVGIELVGTTAAETKNPERNLPRAINSIPLRIIMFYVCALIAILAVTPWRDVVADKSPFVELFVLAGLPAAAGIINFVVLTSAASSANSGVFSTSRMLFGLAIDGDAPSTFKNLSKRAVPSNGLIFSCTCLLVGALVIYLVPNLMDAFTLITTVSATLFMFVWTMILLSYLAYRKRSDHLHRASIFKMPGGKVMVWVCLAFFAFILALLALEDDTRAALYLVPVWFVVLGVAYRFVRRNKL, encoded by the coding sequence ATGAAGCAATCCACGCTTGATCACCGACCTGACGGTGAAGAGCCTGAGCTCAAACGCAGCTTGTCCAATCGCCATATTCAGTTGATCGCCATTGGTGGCGCCATCGGCACTGGCCTGTTTATGGGGTCAGGCAAAACCATCAGCCTGGCCGGTCCTTCGATCATCTTTGTCTACATGATCATCGGCTTCATGCTGTTCTTCGTCATGCGCGCCATGGGCGAATTGCTGTTATCCAACCTCAAGTACAAGTCATTCATCGACTTCTCGGCTGACCTGTTGGGGCCAATGGCGGGATATTTCACTGGCTGGACCTATTGGTTTTGCTGGATCGTCACCGGTATCGCCGATGTGATCGCCATTTCCGGCTACACCCAATTCTGGTTCCCGGATATCCCGCTGTGGCTACCGGCACTCGGCTGCGTGGCGGTGTTGCTGTCGCTGAACCTGATTACTGTGAAGATGTTCGGTGAGCTTGAATTCTGGTTCGCCATGATCAAGATCGTGGCCATTTGCGCACTGGTCTGCACCGGCCTGTACATGGTGATCACTGCTTACCAGTCGCCTGCCGGAAATACGGCGGCCTTGAGCAACCTATGGACCGACGGCGGCATGTTTCCCCACGGCGTCATGGGTTTTTTCGCTGGCTTTCAGATTGCCGTCTTTGCTTTTGTCGGGATTGAACTGGTCGGGACAACCGCCGCCGAAACCAAGAACCCGGAACGCAACCTGCCACGGGCCATCAACTCCATTCCGCTGCGCATCATCATGTTCTATGTCTGTGCGCTGATTGCCATCCTGGCCGTGACCCCTTGGCGTGACGTGGTCGCCGATAAGAGCCCGTTCGTTGAATTGTTCGTTCTGGCTGGCTTGCCTGCCGCTGCGGGGATCATCAACTTTGTGGTGCTGACGTCTGCCGCGTCTTCGGCCAACAGCGGGGTGTTTTCAACCAGCCGCATGCTGTTCGGCCTGGCGATTGATGGCGATGCGCCGAGCACGTTCAAGAACCTGTCCAAACGCGCTGTGCCTTCCAACGGATTGATCTTTTCCTGCACGTGCCTGTTAGTGGGTGCGCTGGTGATTTATCTGGTGCCGAACCTGATGGACGCGTTCACCCTGATCACCACGGTCTCGGCAACCCTGTTCATGTTCGTCTGGACCATGATCCTGTTGTCCTACCTTGCGTACCGCAAACGCAGCGATCACCTGCACCGTGCATCGATCTTCAAAATGCCGGGCGGCAAAGTCATGGTCTGGGTCTGCCTGGCCTTCTTCGCCTTCATCCTTGCGTTGCTGGCCCTTGAAGACGATACCCGTGCTGCGCTGTACCTGGTGCCGGTATGGTTTGTGGTGCTGGGCGTGGCTTATCGCTTTGTACGCCGCAATAAGTTGTAA
- a CDS encoding DUF4123 domain-containing protein, translated as MTRAYLLLDSNLIPNLYPRLFELAKITVTHSLYLTTCYAEMASFGPVLVPVEPGSALASTFVDEWETRAGIWLESDANEIHVVEHLRSLIHVRLEGDVSAFFRYYDPCITRLWLADMAEAERDRLMGPVRCIRLPDGFVIHQKKPDQPCGHYAATPWLSLSAQTLEHLCKAQRELFTQHLVAHCQRYFPHCLQGLDAQAQQAWAQGCQRNAARQGYSADDEVMAWASVYAAFGDEFPDGQGHEVYRQLLSQRDASPERRLEQVLDELISQFSPKESAV; from the coding sequence ATGACTCGCGCCTACCTGTTGCTCGACAGCAACCTGATCCCAAATCTCTATCCGCGCCTGTTTGAGCTGGCCAAAATCACCGTCACACATTCGCTGTATCTGACCACCTGCTACGCCGAGATGGCTTCTTTTGGCCCGGTGTTAGTCCCCGTTGAGCCGGGCAGTGCCCTGGCGAGCACCTTTGTCGACGAATGGGAGACCAGGGCAGGCATCTGGCTGGAATCTGACGCCAATGAGATCCACGTGGTTGAGCATCTGCGCAGCCTGATCCATGTCCGGCTGGAGGGCGATGTCAGCGCTTTTTTCCGCTACTACGACCCGTGCATTACCCGGCTGTGGCTGGCGGATATGGCCGAGGCCGAGCGTGATCGGCTGATGGGGCCTGTGCGCTGTATCCGATTGCCCGATGGGTTTGTTATCCATCAAAAAAAACCTGATCAGCCGTGCGGCCACTATGCGGCAACGCCTTGGCTGAGTTTGAGTGCACAAACGTTGGAACACCTTTGTAAAGCCCAGCGTGAACTGTTCACGCAACACCTTGTTGCCCATTGTCAGCGTTACTTTCCCCATTGTTTGCAGGGCCTTGATGCGCAGGCACAGCAGGCGTGGGCGCAGGGTTGTCAGCGTAATGCGGCGCGTCAGGGCTACAGCGCAGACGACGAAGTGATGGCCTGGGCAAGTGTATATGCGGCCTTTGGCGATGAGTTTCCCGACGGGCAGGGCCACGAAGTGTATCGCCAGTTGCTGAGCCAGCGCGATGCATCGCCTGAGCGGCGTCTGGAACAGGTGTTGGACGAATTGATTTCGCAGTTTTCGCCCAAGGAGAGCGCAGTATGA
- a CDS encoding aspartate aminotransferase family protein produces MSVATSLVEDHSVETLYTFEESPLLARQSRQESNARSYPRRLPLALKRAKGLYVEDVEGRRFIDCLAGAGTLALGHNHPVVIAAIQQVLTDELPLHTLDLTTPVKDQFVQDLFGLLPAAFTCEAKIQFCGPTGTDAVEAALKLVRTATGRNTIVSFSGGYHGMSQGALSLMGSLGPKKPLAALLNNGVQFMPYPYDYRCPFGLGAKPGVQANLHYLENLFSDPEAGVQLPAAVIVEVVQGEGGVIPADLDWLRGLRRITEQAGVALIVDEIQSGFARTGKMFAFEHAGIIPDVVVLSKAIGGSLPLAVVVYREWLDTWLPGAHAGTFRGNQMAMAAGSAVMRYLKEHNVAAHATAMGDRLSEHLHILQRDFPQLGDIRGRGLMLGVELVDPAGKLDALGHPPAFARLAPLVQRECLKRGLILELGGRQGSVVRFLPPLIITASEIDQVAAIFGNAMAAAIIQL; encoded by the coding sequence ATGTCAGTCGCTACCAGCCTTGTTGAAGATCATTCGGTTGAAACGCTGTACACGTTTGAAGAGTCCCCGTTGCTGGCTCGACAGAGCCGTCAGGAGTCCAACGCTCGCAGCTATCCTCGACGCCTGCCACTGGCCCTCAAACGGGCCAAGGGTTTGTACGTCGAGGACGTCGAAGGCCGACGCTTCATTGACTGTCTGGCTGGCGCTGGCACCTTGGCGCTGGGGCACAACCACCCGGTGGTGATCGCGGCGATCCAGCAAGTGCTGACCGATGAGCTGCCGCTGCACACCCTTGACCTGACCACGCCGGTCAAAGACCAGTTTGTACAAGACCTGTTCGGCCTGCTGCCTGCTGCTTTTACCTGCGAGGCGAAAATCCAGTTTTGCGGGCCGACCGGCACCGACGCCGTGGAAGCCGCGCTGAAACTGGTCCGCACGGCGACCGGGCGTAACACCATCGTGTCCTTTTCGGGCGGCTATCACGGCATGAGCCAAGGCGCCCTGAGCCTGATGGGCAGCTTGGGCCCGAAAAAACCATTGGCTGCCTTGCTCAATAATGGCGTGCAATTCATGCCGTACCCCTACGACTACCGTTGCCCGTTCGGGCTGGGCGCAAAGCCGGGTGTGCAAGCCAATTTGCACTACCTGGAAAACCTCTTCAGTGACCCCGAAGCCGGGGTGCAATTACCGGCCGCGGTGATCGTCGAAGTGGTGCAGGGCGAGGGCGGGGTCATCCCGGCAGACCTCGACTGGTTGCGCGGTTTGCGCCGCATCACCGAGCAAGCGGGCGTGGCGTTGATCGTTGACGAAATCCAGAGCGGTTTTGCCCGTACCGGCAAGATGTTCGCCTTTGAGCATGCGGGCATCATTCCGGACGTGGTGGTGCTGTCCAAAGCTATTGGCGGTAGCTTGCCGCTGGCGGTGGTGGTGTATCGCGAATGGCTCGACACCTGGCTGCCGGGGGCGCATGCCGGGACCTTCCGAGGTAACCAGATGGCCATGGCTGCGGGTTCTGCGGTGATGCGTTATCTCAAGGAGCACAACGTTGCCGCGCACGCGACGGCCATGGGTGATCGTCTCAGCGAACACCTGCATATCCTGCAACGCGATTTTCCGCAGTTGGGTGATATACGCGGCCGGGGCCTGATGCTCGGGGTCGAACTGGTGGACCCGGCGGGCAAGCTCGATGCCCTTGGCCACCCGCCAGCGTTTGCCCGACTGGCGCCGCTGGTGCAGCGAGAATGCCTCAAGCGCGGATTGATTCTGGAACTGGGCGGGCGTCAGGGCAGCGTGGTGCGTTTCTTGCCGCCGCTGATCATCACGGCCAGTGAAATCGACCAGGTGGCGGCGATCTTTGGCAATGCCATGGCGGCAGCCATTATCCAGCTCTAA
- a CDS encoding MbtH family protein, with product MSSVFDRDDILFQVVVNHEDQYSIWPDYKAIPNGWRAVGKSGLKPECLAYIEEVWTDMRPLSLRQKMDAAATH from the coding sequence ATGAGTTCAGTATTTGACCGCGACGACATCCTCTTTCAGGTAGTGGTCAACCACGAGGATCAATACTCGATCTGGCCTGATTACAAGGCCATCCCCAATGGCTGGCGAGCGGTGGGTAAAAGTGGCCTCAAGCCTGAGTGCCTGGCGTATATCGAAGAAGTCTGGACCGACATGCGGCCGCTGAGCCTGCGCCAGAAAATGGATGCAGCGGCCACACACTAA
- a CDS encoding toxin VasX yields MSFDKSLATVVNLAEARRAASAREHVDINSTVQQCPASQPQIFVVPVRYALSEEPVKHSEFQFGVKAVSHPAFQPGVETQSHPMAARLLRSGFVYVWQGKGPLQRYTMAQNHLLRVQELEDDDTVVNFGTLSGIALDKHQDAWMLYSEIPLNSTYCEQLTEPEIRAQRMRRLDLRQVANTLQAPHCVPLKDAKSVMGELIPELYDMALAIDYQRNQSTLQTCADELGKEAIKDPTPDTIKAYTDTQRWLSERAKIAAKYPPVPAEIPAPGEWSAVPWAPTTAQSLMEIAHTQSRGLYTVLACLDDDLGVLRDINHEQEQVESRHEKWQADNNLRLSIGGFVRSLITEDPSEVVGMLIYRYREQDIELTREQAQMLLNARTRLEQLARERYTANIRRGTTHSNAEADTRLAEIQLREQAAVAPIRGFIPLHLHDEVLQVVRDYQESKVNNLKNKHTSDKVEQYIDLPAMNHWLDQTAPKHFSHLQQRHEALYTDRGVYLLRHHSGTWFVDYHDSEHRQWLDELALACLSAQCLRKVGAEQYAEYVRSADDGALRQLFYGWSPTLEGAVNTSSRATELMAALEIENQANAMAAMSKVLGPQGINILSGLSTMAGNTNSLWNTLVKRLSASLLLLSSKAGEPLKGPWLAIMTATRAAHQIGLRLISQGKYQVLQQFGKAAEDLTQWVNTTGKAIGRGQVSKIVDSVAVKNSGGLIALTALLLNSWNASNYLGQVEVLEGMDEQRIYDTASATLYTGAALVAVIDSQVSKTARFSIGLSVTPVRTLLGAIIGGLSTVAALAEYLSLQEQLENSQDSIDPWLEMRKNVVGGQIATFGAVTLNGVIYTLRALSGNLSSAVALSRFLFWMGPLNFLIAVLGVLYLIAWYLQQTPMQNFLNYCCWSKSRANDLSSITFDAQQDELNRLYGILYTPRVSFESVEPKSVMNSLQSGVMKSAIKTLTIDLPGAEPSNVYLDITMIGNPLDTLAMRERIKSGEGKYSREDPMQDIGDCWIHHSRCDWIPYTQGQGLRLSGPFNTVPNLFGSQLTKVSLRLRYQTPLTSMLGALNFVGGERGVAFTLSAATGVIALRNDPTPELDSTKRYPLGGQQGSIFLQPRIKR; encoded by the coding sequence ATGAGCTTCGATAAAAGCCTTGCCACAGTGGTCAATCTGGCTGAAGCCAGACGCGCAGCCAGTGCCCGCGAACACGTCGACATCAACAGCACCGTGCAGCAATGTCCGGCCAGTCAGCCGCAGATCTTTGTCGTCCCGGTGCGTTACGCCCTCAGCGAAGAGCCCGTCAAACACTCGGAGTTTCAGTTTGGGGTCAAGGCTGTAAGCCATCCGGCTTTCCAACCGGGGGTAGAGACCCAAAGCCACCCGATGGCCGCCCGTCTATTACGGTCGGGCTTTGTCTATGTGTGGCAGGGCAAGGGGCCACTTCAGCGCTACACCATGGCCCAAAACCACCTGCTGCGCGTACAAGAGCTGGAAGACGATGACACCGTCGTGAATTTTGGCACCTTGAGCGGTATCGCGTTGGACAAGCACCAGGACGCCTGGATGCTCTACAGCGAAATTCCGTTGAACTCGACCTATTGCGAACAACTCACCGAGCCAGAAATTCGCGCCCAACGCATGCGCCGTCTTGATTTACGGCAGGTTGCGAACACCCTGCAAGCGCCGCACTGCGTGCCGCTTAAAGATGCCAAAAGCGTGATGGGCGAGTTGATCCCCGAGCTATATGACATGGCGCTGGCGATCGATTACCAGCGCAATCAGTCCACACTGCAAACCTGTGCGGATGAACTGGGCAAGGAGGCGATCAAAGACCCAACGCCCGACACGATCAAAGCCTATACCGACACCCAGCGTTGGCTCAGCGAACGCGCGAAAATCGCCGCCAAGTACCCTCCGGTTCCGGCTGAAATACCCGCGCCGGGCGAGTGGAGTGCCGTGCCATGGGCACCGACCACAGCCCAAAGCCTGATGGAAATCGCCCATACCCAATCACGCGGCTTGTACACCGTGCTGGCGTGCTTGGACGATGATCTCGGGGTACTGCGCGACATTAACCACGAACAAGAACAAGTAGAATCGCGGCACGAAAAATGGCAAGCCGATAACAACTTGCGGCTGAGTATTGGCGGCTTTGTTCGCAGCTTGATTACAGAAGATCCCAGCGAAGTTGTCGGGATGTTGATTTACCGCTACCGAGAGCAGGACATTGAACTGACGCGTGAGCAAGCGCAAATGCTGCTCAATGCGCGCACCCGACTGGAGCAACTGGCGAGAGAGCGCTACACCGCCAACATCCGACGCGGCACCACCCACAGCAACGCAGAAGCCGACACCCGACTGGCTGAAATACAACTTCGCGAACAAGCGGCAGTCGCGCCGATCCGCGGGTTTATCCCCCTTCACTTGCACGACGAAGTGCTGCAAGTGGTGCGCGATTACCAGGAAAGCAAAGTCAACAACCTGAAAAACAAACACACCTCCGACAAGGTTGAGCAATACATCGACTTGCCTGCCATGAATCATTGGCTCGACCAAACCGCCCCGAAGCATTTTTCACACCTGCAACAACGACACGAAGCTCTATATACCGACCGTGGCGTGTACTTGCTGCGACACCACAGCGGCACGTGGTTTGTGGATTACCACGACAGCGAACACCGCCAATGGCTTGATGAGTTGGCCTTGGCCTGCCTCAGCGCGCAGTGCTTGCGCAAAGTCGGCGCTGAACAATACGCAGAGTACGTGCGCAGTGCGGATGACGGGGCGTTGCGGCAATTGTTTTACGGCTGGAGCCCCACACTTGAGGGCGCGGTCAATACCAGCAGCCGTGCGACTGAATTGATGGCAGCGCTGGAAATTGAAAATCAGGCCAATGCAATGGCTGCTATGAGTAAGGTGCTGGGGCCACAGGGTATCAACATTCTCTCTGGCCTCAGTACGATGGCTGGCAACACCAATAGCCTTTGGAACACGCTTGTAAAACGCCTGAGCGCATCTTTGTTGTTGCTCAGCAGCAAAGCAGGAGAACCGCTGAAAGGGCCGTGGCTGGCCATCATGACTGCCACCCGAGCCGCTCACCAAATTGGCCTGCGGTTAATTAGCCAAGGCAAATATCAGGTGTTGCAGCAATTTGGCAAAGCTGCGGAAGACCTTACTCAATGGGTCAATACCACGGGTAAAGCCATCGGCCGTGGCCAGGTTTCAAAAATTGTCGACTCTGTGGCAGTTAAAAACAGTGGAGGTTTAATCGCTTTGACAGCGTTGCTGCTCAATAGCTGGAATGCCAGTAATTATTTGGGGCAGGTCGAAGTGCTGGAAGGGATGGATGAACAACGGATATATGACACAGCATCTGCGACGTTATATACCGGGGCAGCGTTGGTGGCGGTGATTGATAGTCAGGTGAGTAAGACTGCTCGGTTTTCGATAGGTTTATCTGTAACGCCAGTAAGGACTCTTTTAGGCGCGATTATTGGTGGATTATCAACTGTTGCTGCCTTAGCAGAGTATTTATCACTGCAAGAGCAACTTGAAAATTCGCAAGATTCTATCGATCCGTGGCTAGAGATGCGTAAAAACGTAGTCGGTGGTCAAATTGCTACTTTTGGGGCTGTAACACTCAATGGAGTGATTTACACTTTGAGAGCTCTCAGTGGAAATTTAAGTTCTGCAGTTGCGCTTTCACGATTCTTATTTTGGATGGGGCCGCTTAATTTTCTGATTGCTGTGCTGGGTGTGCTTTACCTGATCGCTTGGTACTTGCAGCAAACACCTATGCAGAACTTTCTGAATTATTGCTGCTGGTCAAAATCTCGCGCTAACGATCTTAGCTCAATAACATTTGATGCCCAGCAAGACGAACTTAATCGTTTATACGGCATTCTTTACACCCCTAGAGTCAGCTTTGAATCCGTAGAGCCAAAGAGTGTGATGAATTCTTTGCAGTCAGGTGTAATGAAAAGTGCGATCAAGACACTCACCATAGACCTACCAGGGGCCGAGCCTAGTAATGTTTATCTAGATATCACCATGATTGGTAACCCGCTGGATACTCTGGCGATGCGCGAGCGGATAAAAAGTGGTGAGGGGAAATACTCTCGCGAAGATCCTATGCAAGACATTGGTGACTGTTGGATACACCACAGTCGTTGCGATTGGATTCCGTATACCCAAGGCCAGGGTTTACGATTGAGCGGCCCATTCAACACGGTGCCCAACTTGTTCGGTTCGCAACTCACTAAAGTCTCTTTGCGCTTGCGATACCAAACCCCATTGACCTCAATGCTTGGCGCCCTCAATTTTGTGGGGGGAGAA
- a CDS encoding type VI secretion system tip protein VgrG: MPAIARDTTFSLTLNADVHPVQVLAFSGDEAISSPFSFDVELVCDRADLDLEALLHTSAFLGFDRQGHGVHGQIYRIAQNSPCKRLSVYRLTLVPRLAYLEHRTNHRIFQNKTVQQIIETLLEEHGILGTIYGFTLQSTYTPREYCVQYGESDLHFIQRLCFEEGIHYHFKHSSDAHYLQFGDGQAAFTPLARATPFVQSGGMVAEEAAVDRFDLRLKTWTNSTLRRDYDFKTASRTLQADSRADSNRRPLEHYTYPGRFNNDAHGERQSQRSLEQHQSDDRQASGHSDQPSLSSGHFLTLSEHPYSDWNAPWLLTHVHHEGKQPQVLEEQGGQSQIEHSLDFAQGYRNRFLATPENVTYRSAVVFDKPRLHGNQTARVTGPVDQEIHCDQFGRIKVSFHWDRSGADDDSSSCWLRVASSWAGDSYGAVTIPRVGMEVLVSYLEGDVDQPLVSGCLVSSMTPSALKLPAEKTQSVFRSRSTPGGGGYNELRIEDRTGQEKIYLHAQRDMAQHIENDSHVQVDGKREETIVGNNVVELGAEDQQTISGDRKVEIQSNDFTTVAMTSHTRVGLVMAIEAGVHAHIKAGATLVVNGGASMTLMAGGQHLMLTPLGIYSSTPILPGGVPIPGLPALLAVTDSVEEMTAAALESQQQAFLSASAKKAPVCLACQTLKEGQA; the protein is encoded by the coding sequence ATGCCCGCAATTGCTCGCGACACTACGTTCAGTCTGACCCTCAATGCAGACGTTCACCCGGTCCAGGTGCTGGCATTCAGCGGTGACGAAGCGATCAGCAGCCCCTTCTCGTTTGACGTTGAACTGGTGTGTGATCGCGCTGATCTGGACCTCGAAGCGTTGCTGCACACCTCGGCCTTTCTGGGGTTTGATCGACAGGGCCATGGCGTCCACGGGCAGATCTATCGCATCGCTCAAAACAGCCCCTGCAAGCGCTTGAGTGTCTATCGTCTGACGCTGGTCCCGCGTTTGGCTTACCTTGAGCACCGCACTAATCATCGTATTTTTCAGAACAAGACCGTGCAGCAGATCATCGAAACCCTGCTCGAAGAGCACGGCATTCTCGGCACGATTTACGGCTTTACCCTGCAATCGACCTACACGCCGCGTGAATACTGCGTGCAGTACGGCGAATCAGACCTGCACTTCATCCAACGGCTGTGCTTTGAGGAGGGTATTCACTATCACTTCAAGCATTCGTCCGACGCCCATTACTTGCAGTTCGGTGATGGACAGGCGGCTTTCACTCCGCTGGCGCGGGCGACGCCCTTCGTGCAAAGCGGTGGCATGGTGGCCGAAGAAGCGGCAGTCGACCGCTTTGATCTGCGCCTGAAGACCTGGACCAACAGCACCCTGCGTCGCGATTACGATTTCAAGACGGCCAGTCGCACGCTGCAAGCCGATAGCCGCGCCGACTCCAATCGGCGCCCGCTTGAGCATTACACCTACCCCGGCCGCTTCAACAACGACGCACACGGCGAACGCCAAAGCCAGAGAAGCCTGGAGCAGCATCAGAGCGATGACCGTCAGGCCAGCGGCCACAGTGATCAGCCGAGCTTGAGCAGCGGCCATTTTTTAACCCTGAGTGAGCACCCTTACAGCGACTGGAATGCGCCGTGGTTGTTGACTCACGTCCATCACGAAGGCAAGCAGCCGCAGGTGCTGGAAGAGCAGGGCGGTCAATCGCAGATCGAGCATTCACTGGACTTTGCCCAGGGCTACCGCAACCGCTTTCTTGCCACTCCCGAGAACGTGACCTACCGCTCGGCTGTCGTTTTCGACAAGCCGCGCCTCCATGGCAACCAGACGGCTCGGGTTACCGGGCCAGTTGATCAGGAAATCCACTGCGATCAGTTCGGCAGAATCAAAGTCAGCTTTCATTGGGATCGCAGCGGGGCGGACGACGACAGCAGCAGTTGCTGGCTGCGTGTCGCCTCCAGTTGGGCAGGTGACAGCTACGGCGCGGTGACCATCCCCCGAGTGGGGATGGAAGTATTGGTCAGCTACCTCGAAGGAGACGTCGACCAGCCGCTGGTGTCGGGCTGCCTGGTGTCGAGCATGACCCCGAGCGCACTCAAGTTGCCGGCCGAGAAAACCCAAAGCGTCTTTCGCAGTCGCAGCACACCGGGCGGTGGCGGCTACAACGAGTTGCGCATCGAAGACCGCACAGGTCAGGAAAAAATCTACCTGCACGCCCAGCGCGACATGGCGCAACACATCGAAAACGACAGCCACGTGCAGGTCGACGGCAAGCGTGAAGAGACCATCGTTGGCAACAACGTGGTGGAGCTTGGGGCAGAAGACCAGCAGACCATCAGTGGCGACCGCAAGGTTGAAATCCAGAGCAATGACTTCACTACCGTCGCCATGACCAGCCACACCCGCGTCGGTCTGGTGATGGCGATTGAAGCCGGGGTGCACGCGCACATCAAAGCCGGGGCCACGCTGGTGGTGAACGGCGGCGCGAGCATGACCCTGATGGCGGGTGGGCAACACCTGATGCTGACCCCGCTTGGTATCTATAGCAGTACGCCAATCTTGCCCGGCGGCGTGCCGATACCGGGCTTACCTGCGTTGTTGGCGGTGACAGATTCGGTGGAAGAAATGACCGCCGCGGCGCTCGAGTCTCAGCAACAAGCCTTTCTCAGCGCAAGTGCCAAAAAAGCACCCGTGTGCCTGGCCTGCCAAACACTCAAGGAGGGTCAAGCATGA
- a CDS encoding ATP-binding protein, giving the protein MMSMRLRLSLTIGSAFVLIWALAAAWMLSDLRQQMMFSLDQRLVASARMVAGLLEQLPQLPVKGEGTHFSAEQLTIPGGMACQVSSLRGEVLARSHNTPDQPMKSEAAGFHDQMIDGAVWRTFTLDRGDVRITTGDRQVEREALNLSVLLAASVPVGMALIVCLLLLWFGIGQGLAPLNRMRDALMRRDADSLQPLQINPLPSELKPLLDSQNQLFARIANAIERERRLTGDAAHELRSPLTAIKTHLQVARMTDGAARDQSLAHAEAGADRLHRTLEQLLLLARVEGSLSFDDGVQCSAEQVARLAIHDAASGASDRVRLQLADNVPDNALKVPSVLAIAALRNLLDNALRHTPADTQVELTLRAEGSNVFFVVRDHGPGLTPETLQHMTQRFWRNGNSNGCGLGLAIVQAIVERCACDLNFDSQPDGLRVELRMPLQTA; this is encoded by the coding sequence ATGATGAGCATGCGTCTGCGTTTGAGCCTGACCATCGGCTCGGCGTTTGTGCTGATCTGGGCATTGGCGGCTGCCTGGATGCTCAGCGACTTGCGTCAACAAATGATGTTCTCGCTCGATCAGCGTCTGGTGGCTTCGGCACGCATGGTGGCGGGGCTACTTGAGCAGTTGCCGCAATTGCCGGTCAAAGGCGAGGGCACCCATTTCAGTGCCGAACAGTTGACCATCCCCGGCGGCATGGCGTGTCAGGTCAGTTCGTTGCGCGGCGAAGTGCTGGCCCGCAGCCACAACACCCCCGACCAGCCAATGAAATCGGAGGCGGCCGGATTTCATGACCAGATGATTGACGGTGCGGTCTGGCGAACCTTCACTCTGGACCGTGGCGATGTGCGCATTACCACGGGCGACCGGCAGGTCGAGCGCGAGGCCTTGAATCTCTCGGTGCTGCTTGCGGCCTCGGTGCCGGTGGGCATGGCGCTGATTGTGTGTTTGCTGCTGTTGTGGTTCGGCATCGGGCAGGGGCTGGCGCCGCTTAATCGCATGCGCGATGCCTTGATGCGCCGCGATGCCGACTCGCTGCAACCCTTGCAGATCAACCCGTTACCCAGCGAGTTGAAACCCTTGCTGGACTCGCAGAACCAATTGTTTGCCCGCATCGCCAACGCCATCGAGCGCGAACGGCGACTGACCGGTGACGCGGCCCACGAGTTGCGCAGCCCGCTGACAGCGATCAAGACCCATCTGCAAGTCGCGCGCATGACCGACGGCGCGGCGCGCGATCAATCTCTGGCTCACGCCGAAGCCGGGGCGGATCGTTTGCACCGCACTCTCGAACAGTTGCTGCTGTTGGCGCGGGTTGAAGGCAGCTTGTCGTTTGATGACGGCGTGCAGTGTTCAGCCGAGCAAGTGGCGCGTCTGGCGATTCACGATGCTGCGAGTGGCGCATCTGATCGGGTTCGTTTGCAACTGGCCGACAACGTGCCGGACAACGCCCTGAAAGTGCCGTCGGTGCTGGCGATTGCCGCTCTGCGCAATTTGCTCGACAACGCCTTGCGCCATACTCCAGCAGACACTCAGGTTGAACTCACCTTGCGCGCAGAAGGCAGCAACGTATTTTTCGTGGTGCGCGACCACGGCCCCGGCCTGACGCCCGAAACCTTGCAACATATGACTCAGCGCTTCTGGCGCAATGGCAACAGCAACGGTTGTGGTTTGGGGCTGGCGATTGTGCAGGCGATTGTTGAGCGTTGCGCGTGTGATTTGAACTTCGACAGCCAGCCCGATGGCTTACGGGTTGAATTGCGTATGCCATTGCAAACAGCCTGA